DNA sequence from the Labrus bergylta chromosome 13, fLabBer1.1, whole genome shotgun sequence genome:
CATGTGCATGCATTGACGGAAGTCAAAAAAGCGTTTTCCGATTTTTTTCCTGGTCCATGATTAACTTAATTTTTCCAGCTGGTGTGAAGTTGTCATGATAATGAGACGTTGCTTTCCtccaaaaatacattcaaagtgTATTTATCGTACTGTTTACTGCAGGGGCGGAGGTGGTTGTCTGTTGTCTGCGCTCTTGCTTGGGTTTGGCTGTGACCAGAGGGAATGGCTTCAAGATGGACTCCTTTTCTCCTTGTTTCAGGTCCATGGGTTTATCTAAGgacagagcaggaggaggagagatcaGCTCTTCACCCTCATCATCTGACTCACAGTCATGCACAGTTGCGATCCATCTGCTCTGGCCATCCTCACTGAGCAACTCAGTGGCCTGTTCCGTGCTGCGAGAAAGATCAGAATTTGCTTCTTGAGtctttaaagggaaaaaaaacccttgCCAGAATACTTCTTCTGAGACCAGGGGTACGCAGATGCTCAGAAACGTGCGCAAACACATTCACTCAAACACTTTTTGCACATAAAGTACACTTAAAAccaaacagagagaaaggagagcgATAGAAACAGGTGACAAAGTGAACAAAGACTCAGGAAGTCCAGGAAAGAGCTTTTGCCACAAGGCCAATGAGTTAAGCTGTATGTCAAGATGAACGCTGTTTTGTTAAGAAGTTAACACTTCTTATTCTATGAAAGCAATTTTCAAATTCTAAGATCTTTTCTTTTATTGGCGTAGTATTGCTTCAGACTGCATGGAGCACAGAGCTACACAGCAGAGACATTCTTGATGATGTGGAAATATGTGGGGTGTTAAAGTTAATTAAGTTTCATGTTGGactaaaatcaaaaaaagtgcgTACAAGGCATTAAGGATTGTGCTGAGAAAGGAAGCACAGGAAGCATAGCAAATGAGATAGACATTTTTtcacacagaagaaaagaaaaacaagtgtttaCATGGCAAGCAGGTCCTCTTTTTTCTCAGATTTGTTAATCGTTTTGGTAAGATGCTAAAAAGAAAACCTCAAGCAATGCTAATTCTCTCCGTTGCTGCTTAGTGTCATAATAACAATCCCATCCTTTGGCGTCCAATACCAATGCATTGTATCCCCACTGTCTAACTCAGGCATATGTCTGTGTCAACATCGATGAAACGTtgctaaatatatttttcatacTCTTTGACTACAATACATCAAAACGTTAGCCGAGGTGTTGGTGACGTTAAAAGTTTTCTGCATCTAAGGAAAGGCATGAAGACAAAAGTTGGAGAAACCACCGGCTTGAAAGTTTGGTCTCGCTCTTTTGTGCGTAACTACAACATACAGGTATTAAGGTGCAGCAGTGCCAGTGGTCAGTGCAGCCATTGCTGTTCACTGTTCCTCACCATGGTCACTGGGTTTCCCCACCAGGTTGGGTGTCTTGTTGACAGGAATAGATGGACGCTGAACTGCAGAGAAATCTGGGAAACAAGAGTCATTTTTTAGTCAAAAACCACATTGAAACAGAGCAGGTGGTCAGTTCTAAGGAGggaataaaaactgaaaacaagtgTTGTTGGTTATTTTAATAATGCAATAGGGAAAAAGGAATGTCAAGTTTATAGGTTCAAAGACTGGGAGACATTAAGCAGAGAGAGGACTTCAGACTTGTACTGTgttctgaaaaatgaaaataaaaacacaggctTAATACAAACAACAATAAAGCACATAAAAGCCAAGCAGATTGCATGTTAATTCTTTATGAAGTGCTGCCATAGAGAACCACCACCGTCTATGACTAATGAAAACCATGACAGTGTTTAACAACCTTGAAACCATTAAGTCGTGCTTTTAACCACTCACCCAAGATCCCCCAAAGAAAAACTCAGGAATTTTAAAATCCTTGTTGAATCTGAATCAGGAAATTAAGGGAGAAGGGCCAATATTTTGTAAATAGGATTTTGACCCCCTTCTGTGATTAACTAATTTGGACCAAATGCACTTTGACAACCAAGCATTGTACAAAATCCCTGAACCCCAGAGAAATTAAAGATCAAGCCAAGCCATCATAGGAAACTCAAATCAGTTTGACTCTAGACTTGTTTAATGAACACAAGGGACTGATTAGATTTAGTGAAGTGGAGAAGTGATCACAAAGACTAACAAGTCTTCTCAATGAAAACACAATGGATACAGTGCAAGTTGTGAAACTCAGATGTGTTAACATGAAGGTTCTGCTACGATTTAGTGTGGTTAAAGAAGTGTATCCTAAAACCTTGTTATGATATCTTAGAGGAGGCTGAAAAGCTTCGGGAGGCTTGACACATGGAAATGTTGTACATCTGAATTGTTTTGAGATCATCCATTTAACTGTAGTGATTCACCTCCAGAGCATCCACTCCCTTTGCCATTTGTCGTTTCTTATCTCAGAGATTCATCAAGGGGGTCCTTCTGTTGacaacattttgtaatttttcaATTGTTTGGGCCAAAACATGGCAGAAACATTTCTCCTGGATTTGTTTCCTCCCTGAAGCTGACCTCCTGCTGGTCGGCATAAATCAGTGATCTCTGGCATCTTCTACCAAGAGAAAGGAGCTGAGGCCATACAAGCGGAAACATCTGCCAACAAGTCACTGATTAACTCTAAAAATACGATCTAGGAGTATCTCCTTAACTAAATGCCTGTCTCAAGATATACTGTACAAATAAACAGGGATGTGCTATGACACAAAAGCTCAACCTAATATTTGGTCATTCTGTGGAAACTAGTAGTGCTGCCTGATCCGATGTAGCTGAGTATTCGATGACTCGATCGTCAGGGCCAGGATAATTCCATTCCAGCTACTGTATATGGGGTGTTTAATGTCTAATTTAACatagatttgtctgttttatccAAATAATTAATGACTCATAGCCTATCTTGGTATAAATATCACCTTATTAATGCTTAATGCAGTTCTGAAAACCACTCATACTTTAAATCAATCAGTATTGATAGAAGCTACATATCCATGTTTAGagaatttcattggctacaagaGATTTCAGAAATTGGCACGGTTGCGTTCAACTGGTCATCAGAACAGGAGGATGCACctccttttaaaaaaggttCTCATTGGCAGTTATACGCCGCCATCTAGTGTCATGAAAAGGTCAGCGGAATAGCGGCGGTTTTTAACAGTTCCGTGGATCGTTATGGATTTAActtgtttggattaaatcttttgCTGGATTTAAATCGTGGGGACTCAGTTTGgtggattattatgatcaggatagTTCAGTATATATTTAAGTGCTATGTTCAAAGACGATGTTTGTTTGTCCCTGGTCTGACCTGCACAGATggtggtcagtgtgtgtgcctgctgtATTGGTTATAAGTTCACTTTAATGCAGActtaaaaaatgcagaaaaactatGTTCTATCATAGAATTAAATGTTATTCCAAGATTAGAAGGCAAATAGTTTAAAGATGTGGTTAAACTCAAATGACAAAAAGGATCAATgagcacaaaaaacaacaaaactttcGACTGTCTAAAGTTTTATACTATAGGTTTACACTGTCGGATGCAGCCGCGGGTCGTGGGTGTATCATAATGCCGTCCTAATTGGTTCATTTTTGGACTGATTTGTTAAATTAGTAAATGAGCATATTTCACAAGTATTTTCCATATTGACAAAGTGAATCCATTGCTTCTGGGGTCAGGACTGCACACTGTGCCCACCTGACAGCTCATAAGAGTTAACTCATGCTTAACTGGGCGGGCATTGGGTTGTAATGTGATAAGATCTGAGGTCAACAACATCCATGTCAACTATGTGTCTACGATCTATATGATATGATCTGTTTGGAGTGCTTCAGTTTCTACAGCAGGTGTTTTTGGTTTGTGGTCCATAATACATCCTTCAAACAGCAGATCAAATTTCTCAAGTGCGAAAGCCCCAGACTCACATCTGTAATGTTAAACAGAAGCAGTGGTGTGAGCCCTGGTTGCGGTTGAAAACTATTTTTTGGAAAAatagtaaaagaaataaataaaaacacatgcaacaacaggatatttatttatagtctaatataaataataataataataataataataataataataataatataaaatattccAACCTAAACTACATACTGGTGTCTCAAATCACTGTGGTCATTGTTGACTTAGACTCAAACTCGAGCACTGACTGCATTCGGACTCGGAAGATGGTGAGGATGACTCTCCAACTCTCATATTTCTTGATAAAgactgttttattgtttatgtgAGAACATTTTTTGTATAAAGCCCTGATGATTTCTTCAGTTTCGAGTGAAGGCTGGAATGTGTGTTCACCTCAATCCAACTATTCAACTGACAGAGGTTTCTGTTTTTGCAACACATTTGTAGATGGACAGTGTCCTTGTTATACCTAAAGTCCACTATATAAAGAGCTTGTAATCCATTACAGTTATTGTAGAGAGTTATTGTAAACTGAGCTCtaaaaaatgttgcaaacacgctctcaaaacaaacacaaaggctgAGTACTATTTTGTTTAAGAAGTAATAATGTTTTGTGGGGTTATCACTCAGTGCATGGGGTCAGGAAGGTGAACTACACCTATGACTTTTAAGATAACTGTCATTACCAGCTTTCTTCTTAGATGTATGTTCATGGTGGTAGGCAAAATGACTATTTTTGCCTTAGAGTTGCTTCAAGAGAGCCTTGTGACTCCTTGAAGACCTCTGAAACTTTCCAAGTTTCCAGAAATAACACACACCAGCTGTGACATGGGACTGAAGCACAACCTCTCTTCACAACTCCAAACAACAAGGAGTGAGCACAGCGTCACCATTAATACATGTGGTCTAGACGTGGTTTGTATTACTGCTTAAGATGGATTTAATTACTCAAATTAACTGAGCCTGCTTGGCGGAACGGAAAAAATGTAACCCACCAAAAGAAGGGAAAAGACACATCCACCTTTTTGAGTACAAGAATGCTAAAGCTCTTCTTAAACTAATACAAACCACCTCATGATTACAGTTCCATATGTGCAGGTGACTAAACAATATGAAGGTCTAGGTATTGCCAAATTAAGAATTCTCTAACGCTTCAGTCTCAGTCGAGGTTAAGTTGcagggatttttgtttttgataatGCAAATGCAAAAAGTCACACTGACAAACAAGTTCAAAATTATGAGAAGATTGTGGCAGAAGCAAAGATCAGTTTGGCCATGTGGGATGGACACACCAGTGCCTCTTTGGTTAGTGAGTGAGGAACACTGAAAGGCAATTATCTTGGTTTGTCTTTACCAGGTTTCTCTCTTGGCCACACCGCAGGTTTAGCAAGAGCATTGCCCCTGTGATGCGCTCCACCGACtgctgaaagaagaaaaaggtctattataaaatgttttgtgtcttgTTACAAACAGCCAAACAAGAGGTCAAAAAAGGCTTTGTCTTTCTTACTCGTTGTTTTCTTCAAGTCTAACATCAGTGGTAATAAAGctggaaatgtgtttgtgtttgtaaccTAGTTCGACAGATGTTCAGGATATACACATGGAATTGCTATGACTTCAAACAATATATAatattgtttgacattttaattctCTGCACTTCTGAAACTCTTTCCGGAATATGTGCTGCATTTGAtggagatagggagagagagagtgtgcttGGCTGTGGTGTCTGTTCTGTCTGCACAGTGCTTGGCTTGGCTGGTGTAAAATGTGGTGTGTCCTGGCCAGTGCTATGGCCAGACTTCCCACCCGGCCAGTGAGCGGGCCCGTAAATCATGTTAACGATCCCGACCCCAGAGACACCACTGCTGCTCGTGGTAAAGCTGTGAAATACACACCGCGCACATGTGGCAGAGCGGTGAGAACATATGGATGTTAAGAGGCAGTGTTTGGCAGCCTAGGTTTATCAGTTGGGGGCCGTCCCTCCAAAACAAAAGATGAGTTAAAGCAGAAGATTGAAAAAGTCTGGTAGAAAGGAACAATTGTCCAAACATCTACTTCATACATTTAAGCAAAGATCTTGCTCTAAACCAAAAGACagtttgtttgtcttcagtAGATGCACGGCTGCAGCAGGAACGTAAGAAGATGCTGAAAGGAGAGTATTACTGAAGACaagagaggatgagagaaaGGAAAGTGAGTAATCGATTACCACCAGGTGAGCTGGAGCTTTGAGAGGAGGGGAATTTCTTGGATGGAGAAAATGGTCGGACACTTTTATGATTGGAATTTGGAGGAACCCCGCTGCGAGACTGAGTGCTGTTTCTTCCTGCTGGAGCAACTGATGAGCTAATAGGAGATTGAGGAACTTCTGCAATGGATGATTTGACGAAACCAGTACCTAGATCAGCAGAAAGGCAATTAATGAGTTTAGGGGAAATCAACGTTTGAGCATGACATCTTTACCTAGATGAAATCAATGAAAAGCACATTAGTGAAAACAATGAAGATTGGACAATGAATGAAATAGAGAGGCACAGATGAGAGACTGGAGAGCTAGCAAGACGGGACTGGTTGTAAGTGGGCAAAGGTGAGGTGAGTGTGCTGGTCTGAAAATGGAGGCACACATAGAGAAAGAAACAATGAAGGGTGGGTTGTGTGGCGTGGTAGGATAGAGATGGTGATGAGGAAGCAGTGATATCATCCAATGGTTGGAGGGACAACTGGGTTTCACGTGACTTTACGGAAGCAGAGATGGTGATGGGACAAACTTGTGGTGTTTACCCTGATTATTACTACCAGCCTTCTCTGTAGCCAGGGCAGGTCTTGGTAGAGGCTTGCCCTCTTCTGGTGGACTAGGAGCTGTATGAAAGAAAACTCACTATTTATCTATATACTATTATAATCAGATAGTACTGCATTTACATGATTATATTATTAACTTTTAAAGGGGGCATATCCTACCCTTATTTGTTGAAATGCAAGGAGATAATTGTTAGGTAAAATCCTTGCAGGGTGGGTAAGGGTATTTGCTTTAATCAGGATATCCTTAAAAATATCTTACATCAGACAAAGCTGAACTATGACTAGGGCTGTCGCGGTAAAGAAATTCCCCATGCAGTGATTCAATAGACCTATCACACAATCcctttttttatctatttagcACATTTTTTTGTGAATCAGTGGCTGACAACTTAACTTTAAACCTGTACAGTACAATTTGTCTTTAGAATATATGAACTAGAATACATTATGCAAtaagagtgtgtgagagagagagagcaagagctGATAGGCTGCACGGACATTAACATCATCCAGACCCCACTGAGCGCACACATTTATAATCTGTGTGAGCGAATTTCCAGTGCAAATTTCTGCACACAGTTTAGGAAACCTTCCCCACAGATTAGAAATTTGTGAGCACTGATTTGCAAACCTTTGGCGCAGATTTGCAAACAGCTTTTAAGTCTTTTCTTCcgtgcaacacaacaaaactcccATTTAAATGTTGCCCTTGCAACTCTGTTATCACAGCAGGTGAGCCTTATGTAGAGAGTCTTGTTatcaagacacaacaaaaccacCTACCAAGAGTAGAATCGCTTCACCATCAGTGAGAGAGATGGTAGATGCCAGTTTTGACATTAAGTAAACTAATCCTGTCATTATGTATTCTGTAGCCAAATCGTACTATACAGGTTTTAAAAACGCTGTGTGCTTTTTTAGTAGGCAAAAGGCCAAGGAAGATATGATTCTTGCTGCCGTGACGGTGCTTTGTTTCAACACCAGGATCaaagatcaaataaacaaaagtcacaattttaaaaaataacttgtggCCAAGATACTATTTGTTATGTGAGACCAAAAATGTTATGCATTTGTTGTTCATAGGGACCTTTTTGTCGCAGATTTTACAAATTGCTTCGTCTAAATTAGCtggttttcctttttcatttggcTAAAGGCCGAACTGTTCCCGAAGTGCAAAATTATTTTCGGTTTAGGTACCAGTGCAGTTACCATTGTTTCCGTCTGAACATGATGAGGGGTGAGGTAACTTCACGTGCAGTTGTCACAGTGGCCTCACATGCTCCGAAGTTGACTTGTTAATATCATGGTAATTCATTTTTGTGGTTACCGCGACAGCCCTAACTTTTCTTAGAATACCCAATATAATATAATGGAAATGTAACTCAAATGCCCCTTTTAAAGTGAAATTTTAGATGAGGTCTCAATACTTGATGTGTGGATTGCGGATGGCAAAAGGTAGGGTCTTTACCCGTAGCAACAGCCTGCCTTGGTGTGACGTTGGAGGTATCAGAGTAGCTCCTGGACTGAGTCTCAAACTGAAGCCCTGGTTGAGATTGTTGTTGGGACCTAGATGTAGGTTGTGGCTTGGGTAGAGGATCAAGTTGGGACTTAGACTGAGCCTTTGGTAGAGGTAGAGGCTTAAGAAGATGTTTAGAATGAGGTGCAGGTTGGGTTTGGGTCTTAATAGGATATTGTGATTCTGGCAACTGTTTATtatttgtgtgagtttgtttgaCCCTCGTTTGGTTCTTTGGTTGAGGATGTGGTTGAAGCTTTCGTTTATTTAGTTGAGGTGATGGTTGAGGCTTGGATTGGCTCTTTGGTTTAGGCTGTGTTTTAGGCTTAGTTTTGTCCCAGGTTTGAAGGTTTGTTTTGGGCTTGGGATGCTTCTTTGACTGCTGCTTAGTTGTTCCTTCAGTCTCAGGTCTTCTTTTTAGTTGAGGCTGTGGGTTAATCGTTGGTTGTGTGTCGATTTGAGGCTGAACTGTGGAGTAAGATTTTGCTTGATGTTGGGGTTTGACATTAATCTTCAGTAGTGCTGGTTGGGTCTGAGGTATGTGCTGAAGTGTTGGTTGATTTGTCAGTAGGTGTGTCATAATTGTGGGATGGGTTATTGTTTGAACCCTGTCCGGTGTCATGGTCTTAGCAGGtggttgtgtttgaaaatgGACCTGATGTTTTAGCTGGAGTTTTGGTTGAAGTTTGTGTTCAGTTGGGAGCTGCATTGTAGTTTTAGGCTTTGATTGGAAATAGGGTTTTGTGTGAGCCGCTGAAGTAGGAAGGGTATGGAGATTGGGATGAGGTGTTTGATGGGTCTTTGGTTGGATCTGCGGTTTGTGGTGGGAGGTTTGTTGAGGATGTGGTTGTGATACGGTATGTGGTATGGTTTGGGATGTTGTGTGGGGTTTTGGTTTGATCTGGAGAACAGATTTGGATGCTGGAGGGGGTTGTGATTGAGGAATGTGCCGTAAAATGGGTTGAGATGTTGCTTGGGGTTTGGACTGGGGTATGGACTTGCATGTTGGTTGGGGTTTTGGCTTGGTCGGATTTATGGGCATGGATTCTGGTTGTGATTGAGTTTGCATTATCGGTTGGGATGTTGGTTGGAGTTTTGGCTTGGTCTGGGGTATGGGCTTGGAGATTGGATGGAGTTTTGGTTGGGGTTGAGTTTGTAGTATGGGTTGGGATGTTCGTTGAGTATTTCGCTTGGTCTGGGGTATGGGCTTGGTGGTTGGATGGAATTTTGGTTGGGGTTGGGTCTGTAGAATTGGTTGGGATGTTGGTTGGAGTTTTGGCTTGGTCTGGGGTATGGGCTTGGTGGTTGTATGGAATTTTGGTTGTGGTTGGGTCTGTAGAATGGGTTGGGATGTTGGTTGGGGGTTTGGCCTGGTCTGGGGTATGGGACTGGAGCCTGGGTGGAGTTTTGGTTGGGGTTGAGTTTGTAGTATGGGTTGGGATGTTCGTTGAGTATTCCGCTTGGTCTGGGGTATGGGCTTGGTGGTTGTATGGAATTTTGGTTGTGGTTGGGTCTGTAGAGTGGGTTGGGATGCTGGTTGGGGATGCATCTCTGCTATGGGATTGGAAGCTGGTTTGATTTGTGGTAGGGGTTGGGTGTCAGATGTGTTCTGGAATGTTGGTTGGGAATGTGGTTTTGTCTGAGGTCTGGACTGGGATGTTTGTTCAGGTTGCATTTTTGGTTGGGTTTGGGGTATGGACTGTGATGTTTGTGAAGGATGTGGTTGAGGCTGGGCCTTGGCCCAGTTCTTAATTTGAGTGTTAGGGGTTTGGGGCTTTGATTGTTGATGCTCTggctgaggctgaggctgagggTTTGCTTGAGTTTCTGGATTCTCCACATTTTCCTGGGGGGCTGGCAAGGGAGCTAACGGGATTTCCAgggaaggaggaaaaagagatcTGGATTGGTCTCCTCCTGTTGGattttgtgagagagagaaaatatggGAGTAAAGCCACAACATTGTGGTGTTATATTATTTCAGGTATCATTTTCAGgatgcaggatttttttttacgaaataaaacaaaatattattaTAGTTTctagaaaatgatgaaagtaacggccaacttccaccagatgtgTGCCGGTCTGTCTCCGCTCTGGGCGGCAGGGGAGGTGAtaggttttcattttattcaatgtgtgtgctttcaCTGGGTGCGCtgcgctgcgtctcagctccgtcTGAGCTCCAGCAGTCCGGTGCCCTCCGCAGCAGATACATAGGTTTCTATTTTTGCCGGAGCCCGtcgcatcaatttagcacagaaaaaaacaagtgggatgggaagtcagacaccgatgcaacattaaaacatctggttaattttaaaaataaaacactccgttttaacggttcagaaaaatgaccgtgtgtgtgtttgtttatgtgtttattaggtttatatagagttttataccacattcATCATATTATCTCGCACTGCCGCGAGTTAGTTTGTTAAATTATCGCGGGAATTCCTTTATCTCGGCACTCCAGCTGAcggctgtgctctccgtgctgcagACGGAGAACGCAGCCGGTGGATGTTGACGGATAAGGGTGCACAGAGCCAAAACGgaccggagcggacacgcaatgcacacgtatctggtggaagttcagTGTCAGACATAAAAGCAGCCAGGGAACAGCTGACATTTAGATCCGATGGAGTGCCAACAGCTTTTGGCCTGAGAACTCACAGAGCTAATCTGGACTAAAGCAAAAGTTACACAATAGCTTCTGCCTGGCACTTGTCTCCAATTTCAAAGGAAGACAGACCATATGGAGGTCTTTGCAGTGTAACAGCCGTGTTactacagacagacacagctaCCAGGTCCAGGATGCCTGAGAGCGAAGGCCACTGAAATCCATTTGCTGTGCCTTTAAGAAGCTATGACACATTAGAGATTAAAAGTTGCTGGTTGATTGTTTTCTGTAGCCTTTCTATAGACCAAATTAAATTGATTGTTCAATCTGATCAAAAGTTATCCTCAGTGAAACAGAataaaagagacaggaaataggAAGTCGGAAAAAGGGAGAGTGACATTTATTTACTGTAGCGTTGTTTTGTAAGAAGACCAcctgcaaataaaaaagaaattatGAATGTTTACTGAGGGGACATAAAgaatacagtaaaaaaagaagaaaggtaGAACATGAAAATTCTGCTTGGGTTCCTGCTGGAGAGAATTACATTTTTGGTTCATGCAGTTTTGTCATGCAGACTTCACACCAGTGCCTATACTGCATTGAAAGCAAAAGTCTAAGCTTTGTGATGAGctaaaatagagaaaaaaaatattattgcAAAATGAGTATTGAAGGGTATGATATATTAATATAGTGTGTATGCACTGTTCCCAAACTCAGTTGCAATATTGTGTCATTTACATGACACAGCCAGATACAGGGACAGTTTGATACAGCGTCTTTCTGAGATATGAAATGAAGGTTTTCACTGAGCAATTTGAAGGATTTATGAATCCTTCCAAGATTAGTCACATTGCTAAAATGCCATGCAGCTAAGGCCACCTATCTTACTGTCACTACAACCCAATCAGCTGACACCATGGGCTTCCTCTGGAAAGTCTAGCTTCTGTACTGACACAGAGCATGCTGCTCTTGCTCATGCAGCTCATTACAAGGACATTGTGAAGCACTGACAGCATCTCAGTTATTGAAGGCCAAGTTTATGACTGCATACAGCCACAGTAAGAGCCATGAAGCTTTTTTATAAACTAACCGTGATTGTCTTTTTTACCGATAGGCAGTGTGGTGACCACAGGTAGTTTGGGTCCAGGGGTTGACAGAGATTCCTGCCTAGTAGTTGTGGTTGGAGCTGAGAAATATAATGTGCATTAGAAGACCAGGAGACACGTTTTAATTGTATATGTCCTGTGAAATGAACAGAAAAACCTGCTGAACAATAAAGAGGAGCCAAGATCTGCAGGATAGTAATAGAGAAGTCATGTAGAATAGGTCAGGAATAAGGACAAGAGTTTTTGTCTGACTTCTTAATCCAGTTTTAGGTCAGAAATTGAATTACCAAGAGTTGTCTTTGGAGACATTTCCCTGATGAGTGTTACTCTGCTCTTGGTCCTGTTATGGGGAACTGACAAGAACATAGGAAGAAAGATTTAAGTCAGAGTCACACAGTAAACAAGTTCAAAATATGCTGAAAAAAAGCGTCATGTTAGGGAATAATCTTCTTGCAAACTAAAGTAACTGTAAAATAATTCTGGCTTCTATCCCAGTACAAATAACTGGTATCTCAGGCTGTTTGACCTCATGGAAGCTGTGGACACAAGCTGTAAACATAGCAATAACATGACCTGAATATGGAATGGGGAATACATGTTATTATACCCCTGCGGGtaatattcattatttttagcCAGTTTTGGATCACCAACTGACAAAGGTAACATCTGGTACTTTAACTTCTATAATATGTTAGCCAGCTAGTCGTTAACTTATTCTGCCTGCTGTAAGTTGCACGGTTAGTAGTGTACTTTGGTTTTTTGGAGCTAAGCCAATGAAATAAGCAAAAACATGGGCTGAGTGATGTTCTAGTTGCTGTTAGAAGTGTTCTGTTCAGACGTCAAAGTAGACTAAGGTCCTTCAGTAGAGCTAGAATGGATGTAAGATTGACTATAGTACGTTTTGTATATTGGCCGAGAGCTGTGTACACTCACAAATGTAATTGTCACGCTATGCAACTACATAGAATTGTCACACTAGTGCCCTGATTTTCATGTCTACCCGTGAGTTAAATATATTCAACTTCAGCAACAAATTTGACAGCCAATCAGCATTGACAGAAGATGATAACGTCAGGAATGGAGGAGAATGTAATCATTGCAGCCTCGTGCTTCTGTAGCagtaaaatcagatttttttttaacagagataGCGCTTAACAGTGACCATCCACTTTTACGGTAGCTCTGGTTCCGTAAGTAAATTTCCCCAATCAAATCCTCCCTTGATTTTTCACAAATCTTTATATCAAGAGACTGGGGCCTGTAACCAAAacaaccagctaccccaataCTCCTGACTACAATACATTTCTTTCGGCACCAAAACGGCATTAAAAAAACCGAAGAAGAGGCAAAGGTACAAGATGTGTACACCAAGTTATCTAGCATAACGGCAGTTACCACAACCGTAGCTTGCTATTGTAAATGGGGTCTCCTGGGATTCATTTAAGGGGCAGCATGTGGGTCATTTGGAACTAAATTTTCAGGTTTCCAATGCAAAATATGTGAACATAGGAGCAGATAATTAATGCTCGTAAGTGGTCAGCTAAAGAAGTTTCTGGTGTCACTTGGAGTAGATTCTCCTTTTGCCAAAACTTTCATGTAATTTGCTTCAAAATCATTTCTGATCAAccttatacatttttttagggGTTTTGGGTAACATTGTGTCTATTGATACTGATTGGAAATTCTTTTCCATCTCCATCATGGTCAAAGTTTGAAAACATCTGAACCATACTTGGGACCTGCAATAAaccatcaaagaaaaaaattctgaatttaaa
Encoded proteins:
- the LOC109996896 gene encoding target of Nesh-SH3 isoform X6; its protein translation is MMGMQQRSHSFLVLLLIVFIFGIALSGPSMPRRSRVRRQNMKVRINATGDTIVMKFLRPNSDTKLEGYILGYGSSMFSKQFIQLPENGQLYETEFDAEPKYLIAVQPIPTNDVKKQCTGKVELEKPLHLVIGSVTPTSVLLSWGTLLKTPYEGNVMKDCVEDGHYTVRYRERNRKWNYQTCPTSDTVIDHLKPNAVYEFGVQPNSKDGTGVWSKPVIHNISSGGIEEKAIRKIFKRPVPPVKPLTTDQLPFPFAPRHVPHNRTKSRVTLIREMSPKTTLAPTTTTRQESLSTPGPKLPVVTTLPIGKKDNHGGLLTKQRYRGDQSRSLFPPSLEIPLAPLPAPQENVENPETQANPQPQPQPEHQQSKPQTPNTQIKNWAKAQPQPHPSQTSQSIPQTQPKMQPEQTSQSRPQTKPHSQPTFQNTSDTQPLPQIKPASNPIAEMHPQPASQPTLQTQPQPKFHTTTKPIPQTKRNTQRTSQPILQTQPQPKLHPGSSPIPQTRPNPQPTSQPILQTQPQPKFHTTTKPIPQTKPKLQPTSQPILQTQPQPKFHPTTKPIPQTKRNTQRTSQPILQTQPQPKLHPISKPIPQTKPKLQPTSQPIMQTQSQPESMPINPTKPKPQPTCKSIPQSKPQATSQPILRHIPQSQPPPASKSVLQIKPKPHTTSQTIPHTVSQPHPQQTSHHKPQIQPKTHQTPHPNLHTLPTSAAHTKPYFQSKPKTTMQLPTEHKLQPKLQLKHQVHFQTQPPAKTMTPDRVQTITHPTIMTHLLTNQPTLQHIPQTQPALLKINVKPQHQAKSYSTVQPQIDTQPTINPQPQLKRRPETEGTTKQQSKKHPKPKTNLQTWDKTKPKTQPKPKSQSKPQPSPQLNKRKLQPHPQPKNQTRVKQTHTNNKQLPESQYPIKTQTQPAPHSKHLLKPLPLPKAQSKSQLDPLPKPQPTSRSQQQSQPGLQFETQSRSYSDTSNVTPRQAVATAPSPPEEGKPLPRPALATEKAGSNNQAVGGAHHRGNALAKPAVWPREKPVQRPSIPVNKTPNLVGKPSDHDKPMDLKQGEKESILKPFPLVTAKPKQERRQQTTTSAPAVNSSRFDINENSSIFRPMPASEVDIMGKKRFVAPHVIYKTDKKPDEPCSITSSLAYFPDEEGADQNVTGPPRVPPSNLTVVTVEGCPSFVILDWQKSDNETREYDVISTTKGPNGEEVSILTTNQTHTAVENLKPESSYEFTVTPRNELGTGPSSDPVSFNTESADPRVSENVSGKDAIWTQFPFKTDSYSECNGKQYVKRTWYRKFVGIQLCNSLRYKIYLSDSLNGKFYNIGDQTGHGEDHCQFVDSFLDGRTGTQMFADQLPSRPGFYRALRQEPVHFGEIGGKSHVTYVGWYECGTPIPGKW